The Micromonospora krabiensis genome window below encodes:
- the dinB gene encoding DNA polymerase IV: protein MSTGAHILHADLDAFYASVEQRDDPRLRGRPVIVGGGVVLAASYEAKARGVRSAMGGRQARRLCPDAIVVPPRMSAYTAASRAVFEIFRRTTPLVEGLSVDEAFLDVGGLRRLVGPPADIATTLRREIRDEVGLPITVGVARTKFLAKVASGVAKPDGLLVVPPDGEQAFLHPLPVERLWGVGPVTAAKLRERRIRTVGEVARLGEAALVSLLGAGAGRHLHALAHNRDPRPVQVGRRRGSMGAQHALGGGPHPPDELDAILAGLVDRVTRRMRRAGRGGRTIVLRLRFADYTRATRSRTLPKATDDTRIVLDGVRALLRAALPEIERRGVTLVGVALGNLDDNPVQPPLPFDRDPGADLDAAVDAVRDRFGSDSLTRAVLLGRETGPEMPLLPD, encoded by the coding sequence GTGTCGACCGGGGCCCACATCCTGCACGCCGACCTGGACGCGTTCTACGCGTCGGTCGAGCAGCGGGACGACCCGCGCCTGCGCGGCCGGCCCGTCATCGTGGGCGGCGGAGTGGTGCTGGCGGCGAGCTACGAGGCGAAGGCGCGGGGCGTCCGCAGCGCGATGGGCGGCCGGCAGGCCCGCCGCCTCTGCCCCGACGCGATCGTGGTGCCGCCCCGCATGTCCGCGTACACGGCGGCCAGCCGGGCCGTGTTCGAGATCTTCCGGCGGACCACCCCGCTGGTGGAGGGGCTCTCCGTCGACGAGGCGTTCCTCGACGTGGGCGGGCTGCGGCGACTGGTCGGACCGCCCGCCGACATCGCGACCACGCTGCGCCGGGAGATCCGTGACGAGGTCGGCCTGCCCATCACGGTCGGTGTCGCCCGGACCAAGTTCCTCGCCAAGGTGGCCAGCGGGGTGGCGAAACCCGACGGTCTGCTGGTCGTCCCGCCCGACGGCGAACAGGCGTTCCTGCACCCGCTGCCGGTGGAGCGGCTGTGGGGCGTCGGCCCGGTGACCGCGGCCAAACTGCGGGAACGGCGGATCCGTACGGTCGGCGAGGTGGCCCGACTGGGCGAGGCGGCGCTCGTCTCGCTGCTCGGCGCGGGCGCCGGGCGGCACCTGCACGCCCTCGCACACAACCGCGACCCCCGCCCGGTGCAGGTGGGGCGGCGACGCGGGTCGATGGGCGCGCAGCACGCGCTGGGCGGGGGGCCGCACCCCCCGGACGAACTCGACGCCATCCTCGCCGGCCTGGTCGACCGGGTCACCCGACGGATGCGCCGGGCCGGCCGCGGCGGACGGACGATCGTGCTGCGGCTGCGCTTCGCCGACTACACCCGGGCCACCCGGTCACGCACCCTGCCGAAGGCGACCGACGACACCCGGATCGTGCTCGACGGCGTCCGGGCCCTGCTACGGGCCGCGCTGCCGGAGATCGAGCGGCGGGGCGTCACGCTGGTCGGCGTCGCGCTCGGCAACCTGGACGACAACCCGGTGCAGCCGCCGCTGCCGTTCGACCGCGACCCGGGCGCCGACCTCGACGCGGCCGTCGACGCGGTACGGGACCGGTTCGGCTCGGACTCACTCACCCGCGCGGTGCTGCTCGGCCGCGAGACCGGGCCGGAGATGCCGCTCCTGCCCGACTGA
- a CDS encoding GH39 family glycosyl hydrolase — protein MTSTSDHQPADARSDWEARIALRSDEDGTTDATPVLTPPGELTAVAGVGHVRLTWSPVPGAVGYLVHRAPIRGGHPEGELTPVDHLGGDVLSVPDTWYVDTTGEPARPYAYAVAAVPEVTVTGPLGPPVSCASLPASGAPPTVALHVDAAAVGAPLARPWQPMIGSERLSQLLCTETSGGREIGVELLAALRRVRDEVGVETVRAHSILHDDLGVYREVAGEPVIDFTGVDRVYDLLLSTGLRPVVEIGFMPRDLASDPERTVFQYRGVISPPKDWDRWAGLVRALVAHLLDRYGEEVLTWDFEVWNEANLEVFWSGTRDEWMRLYDVTARAVKDVDPRIPVGGPSSAAAGWVDALLAHARRSGSPVDFVSTHTYGSPPLDLRPTLARFGFPDARILWTEWGVTPTHFHPVNDGTSAATFLLTGMRSAAGRVDALSYWVASDHFEELGRPPRLLHGGFGLITVGGIAKPRYHALRLLSQLGETELPVRAAGDGADGLVQTWASRRADGSLAILVWAATLDQSKRDGDPALARRIRLTVDGAAGRTVTLTRLDREHGDITTLAERLGVTEWPVGVQWDALRAVDSLVAEKVETATEGGAAVVELHLPQPGAVLVEVAGS, from the coding sequence GTGACGAGCACCAGCGACCACCAGCCGGCCGACGCCCGATCCGACTGGGAGGCGCGGATCGCCTTGCGCAGCGACGAGGACGGCACGACGGACGCCACCCCGGTCCTCACTCCGCCCGGTGAGCTGACGGCGGTCGCCGGAGTCGGTCACGTCCGCCTCACCTGGTCCCCGGTGCCCGGTGCGGTGGGATACCTGGTGCACCGGGCACCGATTCGCGGCGGCCACCCCGAGGGCGAGCTGACCCCGGTCGACCACCTCGGCGGTGACGTGCTCTCCGTCCCCGACACCTGGTACGTCGACACGACCGGCGAGCCGGCCCGGCCGTACGCGTACGCCGTGGCCGCCGTTCCCGAGGTCACCGTCACCGGCCCGCTCGGCCCGCCGGTGAGCTGCGCGTCGCTGCCCGCCTCCGGTGCCCCGCCGACGGTCGCGCTGCACGTCGACGCGGCGGCGGTCGGCGCTCCCCTGGCCCGACCGTGGCAGCCGATGATCGGCAGCGAGCGACTCTCCCAACTGCTCTGCACGGAAACCTCCGGCGGCCGGGAGATCGGCGTCGAACTGCTCGCCGCGTTGCGCCGCGTGCGCGACGAGGTCGGGGTCGAGACCGTCCGTGCCCACTCGATCCTCCACGACGACCTGGGCGTCTACCGGGAGGTGGCCGGCGAGCCGGTCATCGACTTCACCGGCGTCGACCGCGTCTACGACCTGCTGCTCTCCACCGGGCTCCGGCCGGTGGTCGAGATCGGGTTCATGCCCCGGGACCTCGCCAGCGACCCGGAGCGCACCGTCTTCCAGTACCGGGGTGTCATCTCCCCGCCGAAGGACTGGGACCGCTGGGCGGGGCTGGTCCGCGCCCTGGTCGCGCACCTGCTCGACCGGTACGGCGAGGAGGTCCTCACCTGGGACTTCGAGGTGTGGAACGAGGCCAACCTGGAGGTGTTCTGGTCGGGCACCCGCGACGAGTGGATGCGGCTGTACGACGTCACCGCCCGGGCGGTCAAGGACGTCGACCCGCGCATCCCGGTCGGTGGGCCGTCCTCGGCCGCCGCCGGCTGGGTCGACGCGCTGCTCGCCCACGCCCGCCGCTCCGGCTCGCCGGTCGACTTCGTCTCCACGCACACGTACGGCAGCCCGCCGCTGGACCTGCGGCCCACCCTGGCTCGGTTCGGGTTCCCGGACGCCCGGATCCTGTGGACCGAGTGGGGCGTCACCCCCACCCACTTCCACCCCGTCAACGACGGCACCTCCGCGGCCACCTTCCTGCTCACCGGCATGCGCTCGGCCGCCGGCCGGGTGGACGCGCTGTCCTACTGGGTGGCGAGCGACCACTTCGAGGAGTTGGGCCGGCCGCCGCGGCTGCTGCACGGCGGCTTCGGCCTGATCACCGTCGGAGGGATCGCCAAGCCGCGCTACCACGCGCTGCGGCTGCTCAGCCAGCTCGGGGAGACCGAGCTGCCGGTGCGGGCCGCCGGGGACGGCGCCGACGGGCTGGTGCAGACCTGGGCCAGCCGACGGGCGGACGGCAGCCTGGCCATCCTGGTGTGGGCCGCCACCCTCGACCAGTCCAAGCGAGACGGCGACCCCGCCCTGGCCCGGCGGATCCGGCTCACCGTCGACGGCGCGGCCGGCCGGACCGTGACGCTGACCCGGCTCGACCGGGAGCACGGTGACATCACCACGCTGGCCGAGCGGCTCGGCGTCACCGAGTGGCCGGTCGGGGTGCAGTGGGACGCGCTCCGCGCCGTCGACTCGCTGGTGGCGGAGAAGGTGGAGACCGCCACCGAGGGCGGGGCCGCCGTGGTGGAGCTGCACCTGCCGCAGCCGGGCGCGGTGCTCGTCGAGGTGGCCGGGAGCTGA
- a CDS encoding GH39 family glycosyl hydrolase: MSPTPFPSPASGADAAPTEVEPAAHPDDIRVRVGRGQVDIDWDPLPGAAGYLVHRSDGGGPFHVVDHGGGDLLAVPGPPYADTSVEPGRTVRYAVRPVHDPDRPDAGPLGPASAPVAARADGAARVDVDVDAGRPVGPVHRPWRDMVGSEHLSLLLSADRVGGEPMGAGLAAALSRVHRELGVERVRAHGLLGDDLGVYREVEGRPVHDFTGIDAVLDVLAPTGLRPVLELSFVPRALARDPSREVTAAGVSSPPRDWDRWGALVGDLVRHLRARVGDDELRRWAVEVWNEPDLDCFWTGSREDYLRMYDVTARAVRAACPGLPVGGPATAATRWIEPFLDHVDVSGAPLDFLSTHVYGSPPLDLRPALARHDRAGTPLRWTEWGPSPTHFAPVNDSVLSAAFVATGMREAAGRVAALACWVASDHFEELGRPPALLHGGFGLLSVGNLAKPRYWALWMLERLGPVELAARLDGDGAGTLVRAWPSVDPDTGRVAVVLWNGTLDQGVLARSAQRARLDRSVRLRVGGLGAGTYEVRHRRLDEETSNLAATARRLGVHGWPTGEQWAGLRAADHLADAAPPTIVTPADGRLVLPLTLPMPSVSLVELTPR, from the coding sequence GTGTCACCCACCCCCTTCCCCTCTCCGGCGTCGGGCGCCGACGCCGCACCGACCGAGGTGGAGCCGGCGGCGCATCCCGACGACATCCGGGTGCGGGTCGGACGTGGGCAGGTCGACATCGACTGGGATCCGCTGCCCGGCGCGGCCGGTTACCTGGTGCACCGGTCCGACGGCGGCGGCCCGTTCCACGTGGTGGACCACGGGGGCGGCGACCTACTCGCGGTGCCCGGCCCACCGTACGCCGACACCAGCGTGGAACCCGGACGGACCGTGCGGTACGCGGTGCGGCCGGTGCACGACCCGGACCGTCCCGACGCCGGCCCGCTCGGGCCGGCGTCGGCGCCGGTCGCCGCGCGGGCCGACGGCGCCGCGCGGGTCGACGTGGACGTGGACGCGGGCCGGCCGGTCGGGCCGGTGCACCGGCCGTGGCGGGACATGGTCGGCTCCGAGCACCTGAGTCTGCTGCTCAGCGCCGACCGGGTGGGCGGCGAGCCGATGGGCGCCGGCCTGGCCGCCGCGCTCAGCCGGGTGCACCGGGAGCTCGGCGTCGAGCGGGTCCGCGCGCACGGGCTCCTCGGCGACGACCTGGGCGTCTACCGGGAGGTCGAGGGCCGTCCGGTGCACGACTTCACCGGCATCGACGCGGTGCTCGACGTGCTCGCCCCGACCGGTCTACGGCCCGTGCTGGAGCTGTCGTTCGTCCCCCGCGCGCTGGCCCGCGACCCGTCCCGGGAGGTCACCGCGGCCGGCGTGTCCAGTCCGCCGCGCGACTGGGACCGGTGGGGCGCGCTCGTCGGTGACCTGGTCCGGCACCTGCGGGCCCGGGTCGGCGACGACGAGCTGCGGCGCTGGGCGGTCGAGGTGTGGAACGAGCCGGACCTGGACTGCTTCTGGACCGGCAGCCGCGAGGACTACCTGCGGATGTACGACGTGACCGCCCGGGCCGTCCGCGCCGCCTGTCCCGGACTGCCCGTCGGTGGGCCGGCCACCGCCGCGACCCGGTGGATCGAACCGTTCCTCGACCACGTCGACGTGTCCGGCGCCCCGCTGGACTTCCTCTCCACCCACGTCTACGGCAGCCCTCCGCTCGACCTGCGGCCGGCGCTGGCCCGGCACGACCGGGCCGGCACCCCGCTGCGGTGGACCGAGTGGGGTCCCTCCCCCACCCACTTCGCGCCGGTCAACGACTCGGTGCTGTCGGCGGCTTTCGTGGCGACCGGCATGCGGGAGGCGGCCGGCCGGGTGGCGGCGCTGGCCTGCTGGGTCGCGAGCGACCACTTCGAGGAGCTGGGCCGTCCGCCGGCGCTGCTGCACGGCGGCTTCGGACTGCTGTCCGTCGGCAACCTCGCCAAACCCCGGTACTGGGCACTGTGGATGCTGGAGCGGCTCGGGCCGGTCGAACTGGCCGCCCGCCTCGACGGTGACGGCGCCGGGACGCTGGTGCGCGCCTGGCCGTCGGTGGACCCGGACACCGGCCGGGTCGCCGTGGTGCTGTGGAACGGCACCCTCGACCAGGGGGTCCTGGCCCGGTCGGCGCAGCGGGCCCGACTGGATCGCTCCGTCCGTTTGCGGGTCGGCGGGCTGGGCGCCGGGACGTACGAGGTGCGACACCGCCGGCTCGACGAGGAGACGTCGAACCTGGCCGCCACCGCCCGCCGGCTCGGCGTCCACGGCTGGCCGACGGGCGAGCAGTGGGCGGGGCTGCGCGCCGCGGACCACCTCGCCGACGCGGCACCACCGACGATCGTCACCCCCGCCGACGGGCGGTTGGTGCTGCCGCTGACCCTGCCCATGCCGTCGGTGTCGTTGGTGGAGCTGACCCCGCGATGA
- a CDS encoding alpha-amylase family glycosyl hydrolase, which yields MTGPWWREAVTYEVYLRSFADADGDGLGDLPGLRSRLPYLAALGVDAVWVTPFYPSPDHDTGYDVVDHRNVDPRLGTLDDVDRLVADVHRLGLRVLVDLVLNHVSSAHPWFVAARAAGPGSPERGRFHVRPGRGPAGVDPPNNWPSIFGGPAWAPFGDGDWYLHLFDAEQPDLRHEHPEVAADALATLRFWLDRGVDGIRFDAAGSLSKDPAYPDLPDGWQPGDPAPYSDRDEVHHIYRRWARELASYPGDRLGVAETWGPPGVLAPYLRPDELGQAFAMDPLYWPLRARPWRDGVEALLAATTRHGRLPTWVHGSHDVRRAVARWGPGGARAVLLLMLALPGAVYLYAGDELGVPEVALADDAIRDPVYRRSGGTDRGRDGARVPLPWTEGGPPYGFGPAGSTPWLPQPAGWGAHSVARQRHDRTSPLALTRAALPLRGTWWRGRPAELTWRDAPDRCLAFRRGPDGPTCLVNLGDAPVDWRPYGDRMLLASTPADGKLPAHATAWLV from the coding sequence ATGACCGGACCGTGGTGGCGCGAGGCCGTCACCTACGAGGTGTACCTGCGCTCCTTCGCCGACGCGGACGGCGACGGCCTCGGTGACCTGCCCGGGCTGCGGTCGCGGCTGCCCTACCTCGCCGCCCTCGGCGTGGACGCGGTCTGGGTGACCCCGTTCTACCCCAGTCCCGACCACGACACGGGCTACGACGTGGTGGACCACCGGAACGTCGATCCCCGGCTGGGCACGCTGGACGACGTGGACCGGCTGGTCGCCGACGTGCACCGGCTCGGCCTGCGGGTGCTCGTCGACCTGGTGCTCAACCACGTCTCCTCGGCGCATCCGTGGTTCGTCGCCGCCCGGGCCGCCGGCCCCGGCTCGCCGGAGCGCGGCCGGTTCCACGTCCGCCCCGGGCGCGGCCCGGCCGGCGTGGATCCGCCGAACAACTGGCCGTCGATCTTCGGCGGCCCGGCGTGGGCGCCGTTCGGCGACGGCGACTGGTATCTGCACCTGTTCGACGCCGAGCAGCCCGACCTGCGCCACGAGCACCCGGAGGTGGCCGCCGACGCGCTGGCCACGCTGCGGTTCTGGCTGGACCGCGGGGTGGACGGGATCCGGTTCGACGCCGCCGGTTCGCTGTCGAAGGACCCCGCCTACCCGGACCTGCCGGACGGCTGGCAGCCCGGCGACCCGGCGCCCTACAGCGATCGCGACGAGGTGCACCACATCTACCGGCGGTGGGCACGGGAGTTGGCGTCGTACCCGGGTGACCGGCTCGGGGTCGCGGAGACCTGGGGCCCACCGGGGGTGCTCGCGCCCTACCTGCGTCCGGACGAGCTGGGCCAGGCCTTCGCGATGGACCCGCTCTACTGGCCGCTGCGGGCGCGGCCGTGGCGGGACGGCGTCGAGGCGCTGCTCGCCGCGACCACCCGGCACGGCCGGTTGCCGACGTGGGTGCACGGCAGCCACGACGTACGCCGGGCGGTCGCGCGCTGGGGGCCAGGGGGCGCGCGGGCGGTGCTGCTGCTGATGCTGGCGCTGCCCGGCGCGGTCTACCTGTACGCCGGGGACGAGCTCGGCGTGCCCGAGGTGGCGCTGGCCGACGACGCCATCCGGGACCCGGTGTACCGGCGCTCCGGCGGCACGGACCGGGGACGCGACGGCGCCCGGGTGCCGCTGCCGTGGACGGAGGGCGGGCCGCCGTACGGCTTCGGTCCGGCCGGGTCGACGCCCTGGCTGCCGCAGCCCGCCGGTTGGGGAGCCCACTCGGTGGCCCGGCAACGCCACGACCGCACCTCGCCGCTGGCGTTGACCCGGGCGGCGCTACCGCTGCGCGGCACCTGGTGGCGGGGTCGACCGGCGGAGTTGACCTGGCGGGACGCGCCGGACCGGTGCCTCGCCTTCCGACGCGGTCCGGACGGACCGACGTGCCTGGTGAACCTCGGTGACGCGCCCGTCGACTGGCGTCCGTACGGCGACCGGATGTTGCTGGCGAGCACCCCGGCCGACGGCAAGCTGCCCGCCCACGCGACCGCCTGGCTGGTCTGA
- a CDS encoding ABC transporter ATP-binding protein yields MTLLEVDDLCVTYTPHDQPPTRAVHDVSFRVDDGEFVGLLGESGCGKSTLGNAVLRLLSPPARITGGRVTFDGVDLTAAGEEQLRRLRWVDLSTVFQSSMNSLNPVIRVQAQFADTFAAHDVPGDVTERATELLDLVALDRRVLRAYPHELSGGMKQRVALALALALRPKLVLLDEPTTGLDVVVQRSILTRLAELRRDLGFAVLFISHDLGTVLDMADRVMVMYGGEIVEDRPAADLLREPRHPYTRGLLGSYADPRLPDVRVSYIPGRPPDLSRTHTGCLFAPRCPHVEEACRKVHPQLLPDHGGLARCLVAQEGRLPVVTLGAAEATAGLGSHFPATATPEPHVASPDVAAVLTVDRVSKRYTTRRGLRTSTLDAVRDVSFELRPGAVTALVGQSGSGKSTLARIVTGVERPSAGEVRFTGGAGADVRVDRLRGRALREYRRHVQMVFQDPFSALNPTRTVAYALSRPLANFAGLRGDAARERAAELLESVGLAPAGQFLDKLPHQLSGGQRQRVVTARALAPEPRVLIADEPISMLDVSIRAEILELLGELVRGRRLAMLYITHDLLSARLLADEVLVLNQGVLVERGSTRDVIGSARDDYTRLLLDSIPNPFAKAADRGSPSAA; encoded by the coding sequence ATGACCCTGCTCGAGGTGGACGACCTCTGCGTCACGTACACCCCGCACGACCAGCCGCCGACGCGGGCCGTGCACGACGTCTCGTTCCGCGTCGACGACGGCGAGTTCGTGGGTCTGCTCGGCGAGTCCGGCTGCGGCAAGTCGACCCTCGGCAACGCGGTGCTGCGCCTGCTCTCCCCGCCGGCGCGCATCACCGGCGGCCGGGTCACCTTCGACGGTGTGGACCTGACCGCCGCCGGCGAGGAGCAGCTGCGTCGACTCCGCTGGGTCGACCTCTCCACCGTCTTCCAGAGCAGCATGAACTCCCTCAACCCGGTGATCCGGGTGCAGGCGCAGTTCGCCGACACCTTCGCCGCGCACGACGTGCCCGGCGACGTGACCGAGCGGGCCACCGAACTGCTCGACCTCGTGGCCCTGGACCGGCGGGTGCTGCGGGCGTACCCGCACGAGCTCTCCGGCGGCATGAAACAGCGGGTCGCGCTGGCCCTCGCCCTCGCCCTGCGCCCCAAGCTGGTGCTGCTCGACGAGCCGACCACCGGCCTCGACGTCGTGGTGCAGCGGAGCATCCTCACCCGCCTCGCCGAGCTGCGTCGCGACCTCGGCTTCGCCGTGCTGTTCATCAGCCACGACCTCGGCACCGTGCTCGACATGGCCGACCGGGTGATGGTGATGTACGGCGGCGAGATCGTCGAGGACCGTCCGGCCGCCGACCTGCTGCGCGAGCCCCGCCACCCGTACACCCGGGGTCTGCTCGGCTCGTACGCCGACCCGCGCCTGCCCGACGTCCGGGTCAGCTACATCCCGGGCCGGCCGCCGGACCTGTCCCGGACGCACACCGGATGCCTCTTCGCCCCGCGCTGCCCGCACGTGGAGGAGGCGTGTCGGAAGGTGCACCCGCAGCTGCTGCCGGACCACGGCGGGCTGGCCCGCTGCCTGGTCGCCCAGGAGGGCCGACTGCCGGTGGTCACCCTCGGCGCCGCCGAGGCCACGGCCGGCCTCGGCAGCCACTTCCCGGCGACCGCCACGCCCGAGCCGCACGTCGCGTCTCCCGACGTCGCGGCGGTGCTGACCGTCGACCGGGTGAGCAAGCGCTACACCACCCGGCGAGGACTGCGGACCAGCACCCTCGACGCGGTCCGGGACGTCTCCTTCGAGCTGCGGCCCGGCGCGGTCACCGCGCTGGTCGGGCAGAGCGGCAGCGGGAAGTCGACGCTCGCCCGGATCGTCACCGGCGTGGAACGGCCGAGCGCCGGCGAGGTCCGGTTCACCGGCGGCGCCGGCGCGGACGTCCGGGTCGACCGCCTGCGCGGTCGGGCCCTGCGCGAGTACAGGCGGCACGTGCAGATGGTCTTCCAGGACCCGTTCAGCGCGCTGAACCCGACCCGCACCGTCGCGTACGCGCTCTCCCGCCCGCTGGCCAACTTCGCCGGCCTGCGCGGCGACGCCGCCCGCGAACGCGCCGCCGAACTGCTGGAGAGCGTGGGGCTCGCCCCGGCCGGGCAGTTCCTCGACAAGCTGCCGCACCAGCTCTCCGGCGGGCAGCGGCAGCGCGTGGTGACGGCCCGGGCCCTCGCGCCCGAGCCGCGCGTGCTGATCGCCGACGAGCCGATCTCCATGCTGGACGTGTCCATCCGCGCCGAGATCCTGGAGCTGCTCGGCGAGCTGGTCCGCGGCCGGCGGCTGGCGATGCTCTACATCACCCACGACCTGCTCAGCGCCCGACTGCTCGCCGACGAGGTGCTGGTGCTCAACCAGGGCGTGCTGGTGGAGCGTGGCTCGACCCGCGACGTGATCGGGTCGGCCCGGGACGACTACACCCGACTGCTGCTCGACTCGATCCCGAACCCGTTCGCGAAGGCCGCCGACCGGGGGTCCCCGTCCGCCGCCTGA
- a CDS encoding ABC transporter permease, whose product MSTPAPAVPAPGTDTEGVQAAAREIARGRRLPGWFVILWRNGKCRTGLLMLAAFILVAAFSSLIAPYDPRDDAFPTSLGPTGSHWLGTTAQGEDVFSQLIVGARTSLVVGLAAGVLSTLIGLVIGLTAGYLRGWVDEVLSFLINLGLVVPALPLMVTLAAYAPVRGLWLIIIVISVTGWAYGARIKRAQIITLRTRDYITAARFAGDGTARIIAREIVPNMTSLIVVGFMGAALGAIGGEAGLAFLGLGDPQTVSWGTMLNQASLGGALLTGQWAWLIAPGLALSLLITSFTLINFGIDALSNPHLRED is encoded by the coding sequence GTGAGCACCCCCGCGCCCGCGGTGCCGGCGCCGGGCACCGACACCGAGGGCGTCCAGGCGGCGGCCCGTGAGATCGCCCGGGGCCGCCGGTTACCCGGCTGGTTCGTCATCCTGTGGCGCAACGGCAAGTGCCGAACCGGTCTGCTGATGCTCGCCGCGTTCATCCTGGTCGCCGCGTTCTCGTCGCTGATCGCGCCGTACGACCCGCGCGACGACGCCTTCCCGACCTCGCTCGGACCGACCGGCAGCCACTGGCTCGGCACGACCGCGCAGGGCGAGGACGTCTTCTCCCAGTTGATCGTCGGCGCCCGCACCTCGCTCGTCGTCGGTCTCGCCGCCGGCGTCCTCTCCACCCTGATCGGCCTGGTCATCGGGCTGACCGCGGGCTACCTGCGGGGCTGGGTCGACGAGGTGCTGTCGTTCCTGATCAACCTCGGTCTGGTCGTTCCGGCGCTGCCCTTGATGGTGACCCTGGCCGCGTACGCCCCGGTCCGCGGACTCTGGCTGATCATCATCGTGATCAGCGTGACCGGCTGGGCGTACGGTGCCCGGATCAAGCGAGCGCAGATCATCACCCTGCGCACCCGCGACTACATCACCGCGGCCCGGTTCGCCGGCGACGGCACCGCACGGATCATCGCCCGCGAGATCGTGCCGAACATGACCTCGCTGATCGTGGTCGGGTTCATGGGTGCCGCCCTCGGCGCCATCGGCGGCGAGGCGGGTCTGGCCTTCCTCGGGCTCGGCGACCCGCAGACCGTCAGCTGGGGCACCATGCTCAACCAGGCCAGCCTCGGCGGCGCGCTGCTCACCGGCCAGTGGGCCTGGCTGATCGCCCCCGGCCTGGCGCTCTCCCTGCTGATCACCTCGTTCACGCTCATCAACTTCGGTATCGACGCGTTGAGCAACCCCCACCTGCGGGAGGACTGA